One part of the Rhodothermales bacterium genome encodes these proteins:
- the rpsF gene encoding 30S ribosomal protein S6 — protein MADSTYMYEVTYIVNAVLNDDQIKGVVQRVKKTIEENGGSIIDTTEWGNRRLAYPIKKKRNGHYVNLYMNAPGGIIPRLERSLEIDDDILRYITLRMDSKMVRHYEQSKKAGTPA, from the coding sequence ATGGCTGATTCCACGTACATGTACGAAGTGACGTACATCGTGAACGCTGTGCTCAACGACGATCAGATCAAGGGTGTCGTACAGCGCGTCAAGAAGACGATTGAGGAAAACGGCGGCTCTATCATCGACACGACCGAATGGGGCAACCGCCGACTGGCGTATCCGATCAAGAAGAAGCGGAACGGACACTACGTCAACCTTTACATGAACGCGCCGGGCGGGATTATCCCACGTCTGGAGCGTTCGCTGGAGATCGACGACGACATCCTGCGCTACATCACGCTGCGCATGGATTCGAAAATGGTCCGGCACTACGAGCAGTCGAAGAAGGCCGGCACGCCGGCTTGA
- a CDS encoding heparinase II/III family protein yields MIDRRTFFRQSTALLPLALHAPRLVRALHAGPLPFGLYFDEQQLPTLQRRFNEDPLFRPFRDELAAKDRAAERRFLTSEVKFNDHLYDIARVAATAQQMSFYALMTGDEDAAGLALLALRTLAKFPKWDYFQEAGRYTISIQRGSAATFATALALDWLGDRVSDDERRELLTIMAERGCETTFRTIYGMRYPDRVVGWSMDPESNYLEHRPGDIIDLSNWPIILNRNNLKAVPASALAIGAIAYRMTFGETEDTARWIEQAAFSLGEFDALFEPDGSYEENISYADYTAVQLMQGITLLDRHAGIDLLDIVNWQGLMTFSLEMSMPTHAEPRTVVNFGDTGRSMFSGTPFWIAAHARDGQAQWYGTYRTMGHNEWSVMWYDERVRPEPPPRRPHLYVSALDWLVARTGYAPDDLVVALRSGRPANHEHADRNSLIVKCYGEVLVADPYRPPYSYSDPSWMLRTTAGHSALLIDGKGHQYHDGREGTNASDAAAHIVRSGERNGYMFWASDATEAYALVMPDVSSVTRSVVVLPDWPAIVVVDKVIKSSTPSTLEARFFADNMDGEATVSADNAMFAVERPHGALQARGFSTQKASASAGQLPIPAEVAARHPFVAVKTAEPALESLLITVLLPRRPGQAETIIQADHPVPGHHRIALSRDGQSAACTVIDSGTLPEFDIEV; encoded by the coding sequence ATGATCGATCGCCGCACGTTTTTCCGTCAATCCACCGCCCTCCTGCCGCTCGCGCTGCACGCGCCGCGCCTCGTCCGCGCCCTGCACGCCGGCCCGCTGCCCTTCGGGCTTTATTTCGACGAACAGCAGCTGCCCACGCTGCAGCGCCGCTTCAACGAAGACCCGCTCTTCCGCCCCTTCCGCGACGAACTCGCCGCAAAGGACCGGGCCGCCGAGCGCCGCTTCCTGACGAGCGAGGTAAAATTCAACGATCACCTGTACGATATCGCCCGCGTCGCCGCGACCGCGCAGCAGATGAGCTTTTATGCGCTGATGACCGGAGACGAGGACGCCGCCGGCCTGGCCCTGCTCGCGCTCCGAACCCTCGCGAAATTTCCGAAGTGGGACTATTTTCAGGAGGCCGGCCGGTACACCATCAGCATCCAGCGGGGCTCGGCCGCGACGTTTGCGACGGCGCTCGCGCTCGACTGGCTCGGCGATCGGGTGTCGGACGACGAGCGCCGCGAGCTGCTCACCATCATGGCCGAGCGCGGCTGCGAAACCACGTTTCGCACGATCTACGGCATGCGGTATCCCGACCGCGTCGTCGGCTGGTCGATGGATCCCGAGAGCAACTACCTGGAGCACCGCCCCGGCGACATCATCGACCTCTCCAACTGGCCCATCATCCTCAACCGCAACAACCTGAAGGCCGTGCCGGCGTCCGCCCTCGCCATCGGCGCCATCGCGTACCGGATGACCTTCGGCGAGACGGAGGACACCGCCCGCTGGATCGAGCAGGCCGCCTTCAGCCTCGGCGAGTTCGACGCGCTCTTCGAACCGGACGGCTCATACGAGGAGAACATTTCCTACGCCGACTACACGGCCGTCCAGCTCATGCAGGGGATCACCCTGCTGGACCGGCACGCCGGCATCGACCTGCTCGACATCGTCAACTGGCAGGGGCTGATGACCTTCTCCCTCGAGATGTCGATGCCCACCCACGCCGAGCCCCGCACCGTCGTCAACTTCGGCGACACCGGCCGCTCCATGTTTTCCGGCACCCCGTTCTGGATCGCGGCCCATGCACGCGACGGGCAGGCCCAGTGGTACGGCACGTACCGGACCATGGGGCACAACGAGTGGTCGGTAATGTGGTACGACGAACGCGTCCGCCCGGAACCCCCGCCCCGCCGGCCGCACCTGTATGTCTCCGCGCTCGACTGGCTCGTCGCCCGCACCGGCTACGCTCCCGACGACCTGGTCGTCGCCCTGCGCAGCGGCCGGCCGGCCAATCACGAGCACGCCGACCGCAACAGCCTCATCGTGAAGTGTTATGGCGAGGTCCTCGTCGCCGATCCGTACCGCCCGCCCTACAGCTACAGCGATCCCTCGTGGATGCTCCGCACCACCGCCGGCCACAGCGCGCTGCTGATCGACGGGAAAGGGCATCAGTATCACGACGGCCGGGAAGGCACCAACGCTTCCGATGCCGCGGCGCACATCGTGCGCTCGGGGGAACGGAACGGCTACATGTTCTGGGCGAGCGACGCCACCGAGGCGTACGCGCTCGTCATGCCGGACGTATCCTCGGTCACCCGCAGCGTCGTCGTGCTACCCGATTGGCCGGCCATCGTCGTGGTCGACAAGGTGATCAAGTCCAGCACCCCCTCCACCCTCGAAGCCCGCTTTTTCGCGGACAACATGGACGGCGAGGCCACCGTCAGCGCCGACAACGCCATGTTTGCCGTCGAGCGACCCCATGGCGCGCTGCAGGCCCGTGGCTTCAGCACGCAAAAGGCGTCGGCGTCGGCGGGGCAACTCCCCATTCCCGCCGAAGTAGCCGCGCGCCATCCGTTTGTGGCGGTGAAGACGGCCGAGCCGGCGCTGGAAAGCCTGCTAATCACCGTCCTCCTCCCCCGCCGGCCGGGGCAGGCCGAAACCATCATCCAGGCCGATCACCCCGTGCCGGGGCACCATCGCATCGCCCTGTCGCGCGACGGTCAGTCCGCCGCGTGCACCGTGATCGATTCGGGAACGCTGCCGGAATTCGACATCGAGGTGTGA
- the rplI gene encoding 50S ribosomal protein L9 codes for MKIILLQDVVGLGDQGDVVTVKDGYGRNYLIPRHLGVMATPSSIKARTEERRQMSRKIAKRKEEQLQLVAQLEQAEVVVHARVGEENRIFGTVTPTQVAIELAKQGFELDRRLIELNEDIRMIGVYSATVRLSSDVSAQVKVRVEPLQEEGEAA; via the coding sequence ATGAAGATCATTCTTTTGCAAGACGTAGTCGGGCTGGGCGATCAGGGCGACGTCGTAACGGTAAAGGACGGCTATGGCCGCAACTACCTGATTCCCCGGCACCTGGGTGTCATGGCGACGCCGAGTTCGATCAAGGCGCGCACCGAAGAACGCCGCCAGATGTCGCGCAAGATCGCGAAGCGGAAAGAGGAGCAGCTCCAGCTGGTTGCCCAGCTCGAGCAGGCCGAGGTGGTGGTTCATGCGCGCGTGGGCGAAGAAAACCGTATTTTCGGTACGGTAACCCCCACGCAGGTTGCGATCGAACTCGCCAAGCAGGGCTTTGAACTGGATCGCCGCCTGATCGAACTGAACGAAGACATCCGTATGATCGGTGTGTATTCGGCCACGGTTCGGCTCAGCAGCGACGTTTCGGCGCAGGTCAAAGTGCGCGTCGAGCCGCTCCAGGAAGAGGGCGAGGCCGCCTGA
- the prfA gene encoding peptide chain release factor 1 codes for MINLESLQDIKRRFSEVTELMSLPDIATDVQRMAALGREHTELKDVVEAIASYEKTLGELDNLRELVQVEKDEELVEMAWDEIRALEERLPDVEEDLRFKLIPKDPEDSKNAIVEIRAGTGGDEAALFAGDLYRLYTRFAEDQGWKVDEMQASHGAQGGFKEVIFGLKGADVFGMMKYESGVHRVQRVPATESSGRIHTSAATVAVLPEADEVDIAIHPNDLKIDVYRSSGPGGQSVNTTDSAVRITHLPTGLVVTCQDEKSQLKNKDKALRVLRSRLYDQELARRNAERSEARRSMVGSGDRSAKIRTYNFPQDRLTDHRLEGDAKNYPLQQVMHGDLADVINALRTADYAEKLGHL; via the coding sequence ATGATCAATCTCGAATCGCTACAAGATATAAAACGTCGGTTTTCCGAAGTGACGGAGCTGATGTCCCTGCCGGATATCGCGACAGACGTGCAGCGGATGGCGGCGCTGGGGCGCGAGCATACCGAGCTGAAGGACGTGGTCGAGGCCATCGCGTCGTACGAAAAGACGCTGGGCGAGCTGGACAACCTCCGGGAGCTGGTGCAGGTGGAGAAGGACGAGGAGCTGGTCGAGATGGCGTGGGATGAGATCCGGGCGCTCGAGGAGCGGCTGCCCGATGTCGAGGAAGACCTCCGCTTCAAGCTGATCCCGAAAGACCCTGAAGATTCCAAAAACGCGATCGTCGAAATCCGCGCCGGCACCGGTGGCGACGAGGCCGCGCTGTTTGCCGGCGACCTGTACCGGCTCTACACCCGGTTCGCCGAAGATCAGGGGTGGAAGGTGGACGAGATGCAGGCCTCGCACGGAGCGCAGGGCGGTTTCAAGGAGGTCATCTTCGGCCTGAAAGGAGCCGACGTGTTCGGGATGATGAAATACGAGAGCGGCGTGCACCGCGTGCAGCGCGTGCCGGCGACCGAGTCCAGCGGGCGCATCCACACCTCCGCGGCCACCGTCGCCGTCCTCCCCGAGGCCGATGAGGTGGATATCGCCATCCACCCGAACGACCTCAAGATCGACGTGTATCGCTCCAGCGGCCCGGGCGGCCAGTCGGTCAACACCACCGACTCCGCGGTCCGCATCACACACCTCCCCACCGGCCTTGTCGTCACCTGCCAGGACGAGAAGAGCCAGCTGAAGAACAAGGACAAGGCGCTTCGCGTGCTCCGGTCCAGGCTCTACGACCAGGAACTGGCGCGCCGCAACGCCGAACGCAGCGAAGCCCGGCGATCGATGGTGGGCTCCGGCGACCGGTCCGCCAAGATCCGGACGTACAATTTCCCCCAGGACCGCCTCACGGATCACCGCCTCGAAGGCGACGCCAAGAACTACCCCCTCCAGCAGGTCATGCACGGAGACCTCGCCGACGTCATCAACGCCCTGCGTACGGCCGATTACGCGGAGAAGCTGGGGCATTTGTAA
- the rpsR gene encoding 30S ribosomal protein S18, translating into MPKGEDVSEEKVPGMEKVEYIDYKNTELLLRFLNEQGKILPRRITGITAKQQRQLTRAIKRARHLALIPFVSDTVR; encoded by the coding sequence ATGCCGAAAGGCGAAGATGTCTCGGAAGAAAAAGTCCCGGGCATGGAGAAGGTCGAGTACATCGACTACAAGAATACCGAGTTGCTGTTGCGCTTTCTGAACGAGCAGGGCAAGATCCTGCCCCGGCGTATTACCGGCATTACGGCCAAGCAGCAGCGCCAGCTGACGCGCGCCATCAAGCGCGCCCGGCATCTGGCACTTATTCCGTTTGTTTCTGATACGGTTCGGTGA
- a CDS encoding cytochrome c biogenesis protein CcdA, giving the protein MPSYRITSVFLVALLALGFSVEIASPALAQGPASEYVSWKSTLAPAEASAGDLVTLRLDATIAKPWKMYAVGSPSPSYPLRFKLNESPAGFAVEGDLRQREPTVFYDEAFQKEVLIVKEHTFLEADVRVGAGAPAGPTPLAGTVTFVICNDETLICLPPSRTPFEASLTLSGTATGAVSTPAASPQTPALAENAAPAPAGPAVESLEIAPVRSGGLWGFILLAIGAGLGALLMPCVFPMIPLTVSYFTKHAHDRGEAVRMALVYGLSIVGLFTGLGLLMALLLGASGAQTIAANPWINLFIGLVFVAFALSLLGLFELRLPNGMLNFFNRQSNEQKGYVGVVFMGATLALVSFSCTAPFVGTLLAATTVGQWNYPALGMVIFSATFAAPFVLFALFPSGLSRLPASGSWMSSLKVAFGFIELAAALKFLSNADLVWGWNIISRPLAIALSVVIFFLAGLYLLGKIRLAHDEALEQIGTGRLLAAIAFLGVSLYLIPGLFGAPLNRLDAFLPPRKGTDMSLTASFVRSEASNASSEGWFEEIEPAFAQARETGKPVFIDFTGYTCTNCRQMEANVFPHPEVARQFDDEFVTLRLYTDDLDAGPDLQRYQLDLTGTVALPTYAIVDPTQNKLIARVSGVVAVDRFVAFLNDGRANYEAARLAMR; this is encoded by the coding sequence ATGCCATCCTATCGTATCACATCGGTCTTCCTGGTCGCCCTGCTGGCGCTCGGTTTTTCGGTTGAAATCGCGTCTCCCGCGCTGGCGCAGGGGCCGGCGAGCGAGTATGTGTCCTGGAAAAGCACCCTCGCGCCGGCCGAGGCCTCGGCCGGGGATCTCGTCACCCTGCGGCTCGACGCGACCATCGCCAAACCCTGGAAGATGTATGCCGTGGGCTCGCCCAGCCCCAGCTACCCGCTTCGGTTCAAGCTGAATGAATCGCCGGCGGGCTTCGCCGTCGAAGGGGACCTCCGGCAGCGCGAACCGACCGTTTTTTACGACGAGGCGTTCCAAAAAGAAGTCCTCATCGTCAAGGAGCACACGTTTCTGGAAGCCGACGTCCGCGTCGGCGCCGGGGCGCCCGCCGGCCCCACGCCGCTTGCCGGCACGGTGACGTTCGTAATCTGCAACGACGAGACGCTCATCTGTCTTCCGCCGTCGCGGACGCCGTTCGAGGCCTCCCTGACGCTCAGCGGAACCGCCACGGGGGCGGTCTCGACGCCGGCCGCCTCGCCCCAGACTCCCGCTTTGGCCGAAAACGCTGCGCCGGCGCCGGCCGGCCCGGCCGTCGAATCGCTTGAAATCGCCCCGGTTCGTTCGGGGGGCCTCTGGGGATTCATCCTCCTGGCCATCGGGGCTGGCCTCGGCGCGCTGCTGATGCCGTGCGTGTTTCCGATGATCCCGCTGACGGTATCCTACTTCACCAAACACGCGCACGACCGCGGCGAGGCGGTCCGGATGGCGCTCGTCTACGGCCTCTCCATCGTGGGGCTGTTTACCGGGCTCGGCCTGTTGATGGCGCTCCTGCTCGGCGCATCCGGCGCGCAGACGATCGCGGCGAATCCGTGGATCAACCTGTTTATCGGCCTCGTGTTTGTCGCGTTTGCGCTGTCGCTGCTCGGGCTCTTCGAGTTGCGGCTGCCAAACGGCATGCTCAACTTCTTCAACCGGCAGAGCAACGAGCAGAAAGGCTATGTCGGGGTCGTGTTCATGGGCGCCACGCTTGCGCTGGTGTCGTTCTCCTGCACAGCGCCGTTTGTGGGCACCCTGCTGGCGGCCACGACGGTGGGGCAGTGGAACTACCCGGCGCTCGGCATGGTGATCTTCAGCGCCACGTTTGCCGCGCCTTTCGTCCTGTTCGCGCTATTTCCCAGCGGGCTCTCCCGTCTGCCGGCCTCGGGGAGCTGGATGAGCAGCCTGAAGGTCGCGTTCGGCTTTATCGAACTCGCCGCGGCGCTCAAGTTTCTCTCCAACGCGGATCTGGTCTGGGGCTGGAACATCATTTCGAGGCCGCTGGCCATCGCGTTGTCCGTCGTGATCTTCTTCCTCGCCGGCCTGTACCTGCTCGGCAAGATTCGCCTTGCGCACGACGAGGCGCTGGAGCAGATCGGCACCGGCCGGCTGCTGGCCGCCATCGCGTTCCTGGGCGTCTCGCTGTACCTGATTCCGGGCCTGTTCGGCGCCCCCCTCAACCGGCTCGATGCGTTTCTGCCGCCGCGGAAAGGCACGGACATGAGTCTCACGGCCTCATTCGTACGTAGCGAGGCGTCGAATGCGAGCAGCGAGGGGTGGTTTGAGGAGATCGAGCCGGCGTTCGCGCAAGCGCGGGAGACCGGCAAGCCGGTGTTTATCGACTTTACGGGTTATACCTGCACGAATTGCCGGCAGATGGAAGCCAACGTCTTCCCGCATCCGGAAGTGGCGCGCCAGTTCGACGACGAGTTTGTGACGCTGCGCCTGTATACCGACGACCTCGACGCCGGCCCGGACCTCCAGCGGTATCAACTCGACCTCACCGGCACGGTCGCGCTGCCCACCTATGCCATCGTCGACCCGACGCAGAACAAGCTCATCGCGCGCGTCAGCGGCGTCGTCGCCGTCGACCGGTTCGTGGCTTTCCTGAACGACGGCCGGGCAAACTACGAGGCCGCCCGGCTGGCGATGCGCTGA
- a CDS encoding D-glycerate dehydrogenase — protein sequence MHPASNIHHPASTIVPDATWQFYTFHFSIGFPMNVYVTRPIPQPGIDILEAAGATVTCNPDDRALTREELHEAVQGRDGVLCLLSDRIDADTMDAAGAQCRVFANYAVGFNNIDLDAARARGIRITNTPGVLTDATADMAWALLFGAARRVVESDRFIRTGAWKSWGPMQFISADITGRTLGIVGAGRIGTNMALKSAGFRMKVLYTGRRPNEELETHLGARRVALEELLRESDFVSLHVPLNESTRHLIDDAALRLMKPSAILINTSRGPVVDEKALVAALQRRQIAGAGLDVYEEEPLMAPGLAELDNVVLTPHTSSATLTTRTKMATMAATNLVAVLRGEEPPNPVV from the coding sequence TTGCATCCCGCATCCAACATCCATCATCCCGCATCCACCATCGTCCCTGACGCCACCTGGCAATTTTACACGTTCCATTTTTCGATTGGCTTTCCCATGAATGTCTACGTCACACGTCCTATCCCGCAACCCGGCATCGACATCCTCGAGGCTGCCGGCGCCACCGTCACCTGCAATCCGGATGACCGCGCGCTGACGCGTGAGGAGCTACATGAAGCCGTTCAGGGGCGCGACGGCGTGTTATGCCTGCTGTCGGACCGCATCGACGCGGACACCATGGACGCCGCCGGCGCGCAGTGCCGGGTGTTCGCCAACTATGCCGTCGGGTTCAACAACATCGACCTGGACGCGGCCCGGGCGCGGGGCATCCGCATCACCAACACGCCGGGGGTGCTCACGGATGCGACCGCCGATATGGCGTGGGCGCTGCTGTTCGGCGCGGCGCGGCGCGTGGTGGAGAGCGATCGCTTCATCCGCACCGGCGCCTGGAAGAGCTGGGGACCGATGCAGTTCATCAGCGCCGACATCACGGGGCGCACGCTGGGCATCGTAGGCGCCGGCCGCATCGGGACGAACATGGCGCTCAAATCCGCCGGCTTCCGGATGAAGGTGCTCTACACCGGCCGTCGGCCCAACGAAGAGCTGGAGACCCACCTCGGCGCCCGTCGCGTCGCCCTCGAAGAGCTGCTGCGGGAGTCGGACTTCGTCTCGCTGCACGTCCCACTCAACGAAAGCACCCGCCACCTGATCGACGACGCGGCCTTGCGCCTCATGAAACCGTCGGCGATCCTGATCAACACGAGCCGCGGCCCGGTGGTGGATGAAAAGGCGCTCGTGGCCGCGCTGCAGCGGCGTCAGATCGCCGGCGCCGGCCTGGATGTCTACGAAGAGGAGCCGCTCATGGCGCCGGGCCTCGCCGAACTGGACAACGTGGTGCTCACCCCGCATACGTCGAGCGCCACCCTCACGACCCGGACGAAAATGGCGACGATGGCCGCGACCAACCTCGTGGCGGTGCTGCGCGGCGAAGAACCCCCGAACCCGGTGGTTTGA